One segment of Arthrobacter sp. MMS18-M83 DNA contains the following:
- a CDS encoding type II secretion system F family protein, producing MNPTNPVFLALGVLFTFLALFVVVFVFLGSRNSDIALSRRRPGGAVQTSALTKVTTSAVAFVDNAVGKTRSSGTRATLEKAGIKMKPADYVLLITCSAFVAGIVGFIISGVVFGLLLLIATPFVAKLIVSVLTARRRAKFELQLGDTIQMLSGGMRAGHSLLRSIDAVAQEAESPTRDEFARIVAETRLGRDLKDSMSDAADRLDSEDFVWTAQAIEIHREVGGDLADVLDHVGETIRERAQVKGQVRALSAEGRLSAYILIALPVGMFLYLSLTNPKYIALLYSNLLGWIMVVTAVILLGLGAFWLSRVVKIKF from the coding sequence GTGAATCCCACGAATCCCGTATTTCTCGCGCTCGGAGTTCTCTTCACGTTCCTGGCGTTGTTCGTCGTGGTGTTCGTGTTCCTTGGTTCGCGGAATTCGGACATAGCCCTGTCCAGGCGTCGCCCCGGTGGGGCAGTCCAAACTTCTGCGCTTACCAAGGTGACGACATCTGCAGTCGCCTTCGTTGACAACGCCGTGGGGAAAACCCGCTCATCAGGAACCCGAGCGACCTTGGAAAAGGCGGGTATCAAAATGAAGCCCGCAGACTATGTTTTGCTGATTACTTGCTCGGCCTTCGTTGCCGGAATAGTCGGTTTCATTATCAGCGGCGTCGTTTTCGGCTTGCTTTTGCTGATCGCCACACCTTTCGTTGCAAAGCTCATCGTGAGTGTCCTGACGGCTCGTCGCAGGGCGAAATTTGAGCTCCAACTCGGTGACACCATTCAGATGCTCTCGGGCGGCATGCGAGCGGGGCATAGCCTGCTCCGTTCAATAGATGCCGTGGCCCAGGAGGCCGAATCTCCTACCCGCGACGAGTTTGCCCGGATAGTCGCGGAAACACGGCTCGGCCGCGATTTGAAGGATTCGATGAGCGATGCTGCTGATCGCCTCGACAGCGAAGACTTCGTCTGGACGGCCCAGGCCATCGAGATCCACCGGGAGGTAGGTGGCGACCTGGCAGACGTCCTGGACCACGTCGGTGAAACCATTCGTGAGCGGGCACAGGTCAAAGGCCAGGTTCGCGCCCTGAGCGCCGAAGGACGGCTTTCCGCGTATATCCTCATTGCTCTGCCCGTCGGAATGTTTTTATACCTCAGCCTGACAAATCCTAAATACATCGCGCTGCTGTACTCCAATCTTCTCGGTTGGATCATGGTCGTCACTGCCGTCATCTTGCTGGGGCTTGGGGCCTTCTGGCTCAGCCGTGTCGTCAAGATCAAGTTCTGA
- a CDS encoding CpaF family protein, with product MNLSKRLDSARGIEPVATAANLDDPWSAPRSTGPDQVPSLTDSLPGSAETSQALSAIKERTSEALYERMGARTSDTNMDEAELHQFVKDELRAVIDEDEIPLSSAERQRLVQEIADDVLGLGPLQRFLDDQDITEIMVNSADRIYVESAGKLYLTSARFTSEEHLRKIIERIVSKVGRRIDESSPLVDARLADGSRVNAIIPPLAVNGSSLTIRKFARVPLTVQNLIGLGTLSPEMAELLHACVQARLNIIVSGGTGTGKTTLLNVLSSFLPADERIVTIEDAVELQLQQEHVVRLESRPRNIEGKGEISIRDLVRNSLRMRPDRIVVGEVRGGESLDMLQAMNTGHDGSISTVHANSPRDAVARLETLVLMAGMDLPLRAIREQIASAVNLIVHISRLRDGTRRVTHVTEVQGMEGDIVTLQDAFTFDYSAGIDANGRFLGRPVPTGVRPRFVDHFADLGIQISPAVFGSLPMGGGLR from the coding sequence ATGAACCTCTCCAAGCGCCTCGACTCAGCACGGGGAATCGAACCAGTCGCCACTGCGGCAAATCTGGACGATCCTTGGTCCGCTCCGAGAAGCACCGGCCCTGACCAGGTTCCCTCCCTGACTGATTCGCTACCCGGTTCCGCGGAGACCAGCCAAGCACTCTCGGCAATCAAGGAACGCACCAGCGAAGCGCTCTACGAGCGCATGGGAGCACGGACCTCGGACACGAACATGGACGAAGCCGAGCTTCATCAGTTCGTCAAGGACGAACTCCGCGCGGTCATCGATGAGGACGAAATTCCCCTGAGTTCGGCAGAGCGTCAAAGGCTTGTCCAGGAGATCGCCGACGACGTCTTAGGACTGGGACCGCTTCAGCGCTTCCTTGATGATCAGGACATCACTGAGATCATGGTCAACAGTGCCGATCGTATCTACGTGGAGAGCGCTGGAAAGCTCTACTTGACGAGTGCCCGTTTCACGTCTGAGGAGCATCTTCGCAAAATCATCGAACGGATCGTGTCAAAGGTGGGTCGGAGAATCGACGAATCTTCGCCGTTGGTCGACGCACGCCTTGCCGACGGCTCACGCGTGAATGCAATCATCCCGCCCCTGGCGGTGAATGGGTCGTCGCTGACCATTCGTAAATTTGCTCGGGTGCCTCTTACTGTCCAAAATCTCATTGGACTGGGCACGCTGAGCCCTGAGATGGCGGAATTGTTGCATGCCTGTGTCCAAGCCCGTCTGAACATCATCGTCTCGGGCGGTACCGGCACGGGCAAGACGACACTGCTCAATGTTCTCTCGTCATTCCTCCCCGCCGACGAACGCATCGTCACTATTGAGGATGCTGTGGAGCTCCAACTACAGCAAGAGCATGTTGTCCGTTTGGAGAGCCGGCCACGAAACATCGAAGGCAAAGGTGAAATCTCCATTCGTGACCTCGTGCGGAACTCCCTGCGAATGAGGCCCGACCGGATTGTTGTCGGGGAGGTGCGCGGTGGCGAATCCTTGGACATGCTCCAGGCCATGAACACGGGCCACGACGGTTCAATATCCACTGTGCACGCAAACTCTCCGCGGGACGCTGTAGCACGCTTGGAAACTCTGGTACTGATGGCCGGCATGGATCTGCCGCTAAGGGCTATCAGGGAACAGATCGCGTCTGCCGTCAACCTGATCGTGCACATCTCGCGCCTTCGCGACGGCACACGGCGCGTCACCCACGTCACCGAGGTTCAGGGCATGGAAGGCGACATTGTGACTCTGCAGGACGCCTTCACTTTCGATTACTCAGCGGGAATCGACGCGAATGGCCGCTTCCTCGGACGGCCAGTACCCACCGGGGTACGGCCACGTTTCGTTGACCATTTCGCCGATCTGGGAATACAGATTTCGCCCGCCGTTTTTGGCTCCTTGCCCATGGGGGGTGGACTAAGGTGA
- a CDS encoding AAA family ATPase: protein MSRFLVITPNADFERRVRQATGGMHGEVQSIAADFLPPSPDDVLRVLSGELLEVLILGPGLALDDAFRLASLFDLQYPEISVVLAADDQAQAALPAMRAGIRDLLPPDSGVDTIRVLLERASLAAAGRRRGLGATVEGERPGGRIIAVMSPKGGVGKTTISTNLAVGLGKLAGMGVVVADLDLQFGDVASGLLLEPQKTIADAVTGAAVQDSMVLKSYLSVHPAGIYALCAPHNPTQIEHISADQVGHLLEQLANEFQYVVVDTAPGLGEHVLATLEHATDVVWVCGMDIPSIKGLRTGLDILDEIGLLPRHRHVVLNFADRRSGLSLADVEATIGCPVDVTLPRSRALPFSTNKGIPLLQDGSKDPAAKGLRKLVDRFKPDWEARPHKQLHRRAVVQ, encoded by the coding sequence ATGAGTCGCTTCCTAGTTATAACTCCGAACGCAGACTTTGAACGCCGGGTCCGGCAAGCCACTGGCGGCATGCATGGTGAAGTTCAGTCCATCGCGGCCGACTTTCTACCGCCAAGCCCTGACGACGTCTTGCGAGTCCTGTCCGGCGAGTTGTTGGAGGTGTTGATCCTCGGTCCCGGACTGGCGCTTGACGACGCTTTCAGATTGGCGAGCCTCTTTGATCTGCAGTATCCGGAGATCAGTGTTGTTTTGGCCGCCGACGACCAGGCACAAGCGGCGTTGCCGGCCATGCGTGCGGGAATCAGGGACTTGCTTCCCCCGGACTCGGGAGTGGATACGATCCGTGTTCTGCTTGAGCGTGCGAGCCTGGCAGCTGCTGGCCGCCGACGTGGATTGGGCGCGACAGTTGAAGGAGAACGGCCTGGCGGGCGGATTATCGCTGTGATGTCGCCCAAGGGTGGAGTCGGAAAAACGACGATTTCCACCAACCTTGCCGTGGGTCTTGGCAAGCTCGCCGGAATGGGTGTGGTGGTGGCCGATCTCGATCTACAGTTCGGCGACGTCGCGTCCGGCCTTCTCCTCGAGCCGCAAAAGACGATCGCTGACGCCGTGACCGGAGCCGCCGTTCAGGACAGCATGGTCTTGAAGTCATACCTCTCCGTCCACCCTGCAGGCATTTACGCACTCTGCGCGCCTCACAACCCGACCCAGATCGAACACATCTCGGCCGACCAAGTTGGACATCTTCTGGAACAGCTTGCGAACGAATTCCAATACGTCGTGGTGGACACGGCCCCGGGACTTGGCGAGCATGTACTGGCAACTCTCGAGCATGCTACCGACGTTGTCTGGGTGTGCGGAATGGACATCCCCAGCATCAAGGGTTTGCGGACCGGGTTGGACATCCTCGACGAGATTGGGTTGCTACCACGGCATCGCCATGTGGTGTTGAACTTTGCTGACAGGCGCAGTGGGCTCTCGTTGGCTGATGTTGAAGCGACAATCGGCTGTCCGGTCGACGTCACTCTACCTCGCTCCAGGGCACTGCCGTTTTCGACAAACAAGGGCATTCCGCTGCTGCAAGACGGTTCCAAGGATCCCGCGGCGAAAGGCCTCCGAAAGTTGGTCGACCGGTTCAAACCGGACTGGGAGGCCCGACCTCACAAACAATTGCACCGAAGGGCGGTAGTCCAATGA
- the cpaB gene encoding Flp pilus assembly protein CpaB translates to MKTRLLGGIVAIVLAIAGTLLLVTYVQGSEARAQKDLQPVDVLVVESKIPAGSNLQTVKAAVKLASLPAGSVPNGALKSLDGLDGKVSGVDLLPGETLLGARLVDPTSLAAPGSVPVPAGLQEISLHLDAQRVVGGRLAAGDTVGVVVLLDDSGAQGAAGGSAQMVFHKVLVTSVQRAVSQAKTTSQAQSGQEQANTQLPDGAFIVTLARNDVDSTKIAFGAKYGDIWLTKEPSTASESPNVTIKRAEVLR, encoded by the coding sequence TTGAAAACTCGCCTACTGGGAGGCATAGTCGCAATCGTCCTGGCAATCGCCGGCACGTTGCTGCTGGTTACGTATGTACAAGGATCGGAAGCGCGGGCGCAAAAAGACCTCCAGCCCGTGGACGTTCTGGTCGTCGAAAGCAAGATTCCGGCCGGCTCTAACCTGCAAACGGTCAAGGCCGCCGTCAAGCTCGCTTCATTGCCCGCCGGTTCAGTACCCAACGGAGCGCTAAAGAGCTTGGATGGGCTCGACGGTAAAGTTTCAGGGGTCGACCTGCTTCCCGGAGAGACACTCCTAGGAGCCCGACTCGTTGACCCGACAAGTCTGGCGGCCCCCGGCTCCGTGCCGGTTCCGGCGGGACTTCAGGAGATTTCACTTCACCTGGACGCACAGCGCGTCGTCGGTGGACGACTTGCCGCCGGCGACACCGTTGGCGTCGTGGTTCTGCTCGATGATTCCGGTGCCCAAGGCGCAGCAGGTGGCAGCGCCCAGATGGTCTTCCACAAGGTATTGGTCACCAGCGTCCAGCGGGCCGTTTCGCAGGCTAAGACCACCAGCCAGGCACAGTCTGGCCAGGAACAGGCGAATACTCAATTGCCGGACGGCGCCTTCATCGTGACCTTGGCCCGAAATGACGTCGACTCCACGAAGATCGCCTTCGGGGCAAAGTATGGAGATATTTGGCTAACCAAGGAACCGTCGACTGCGAGCGAGAGCCCCAATGTCACAATCAAGCGGGCAGAGGTCCTCCGATGA
- a CDS encoding pilus assembly protein TadG-related protein codes for MAAFAVDVGSMYSEHAQLQNGADAAALAIAQACAKDPSSSDCAGPVAAATTLAGNNALDGVTNVPNATVNLGASTVDITTQSRDTSGNNHFSLVFARVLGIQTTDIEASAQATWGPPSSGGAFPLAFSDKCWDLSGSVPTGDLQKISWKPGITCTNASGHTIPGGWGWLTQSSPCYATTQAGSTSIGSDPGNNFPGACQTILQGWVDTLNGGGTVKVLFPIFDTATGNGNTGSFHIIGYATFNIVGWKFGNNGSPYLYHNTNAALGNPNLACAGGNDRCIIGQFIKYQSIGTAGGGGGTGADLGTLNVHLTK; via the coding sequence ATGGCAGCCTTCGCCGTCGACGTCGGCTCCATGTATTCGGAACATGCCCAACTTCAAAACGGCGCGGACGCCGCCGCACTTGCCATCGCGCAAGCCTGCGCCAAAGATCCGAGTTCTTCAGACTGTGCTGGACCGGTGGCCGCCGCCACCACGCTGGCTGGGAACAACGCTTTGGACGGCGTCACCAATGTGCCTAACGCAACCGTCAATCTGGGAGCTTCAACGGTGGACATCACCACCCAGTCGCGCGATACCTCGGGAAACAATCATTTCTCCTTAGTGTTCGCGCGGGTGCTCGGCATTCAAACTACCGACATCGAAGCTTCGGCTCAGGCCACATGGGGTCCACCGAGCAGCGGAGGCGCTTTTCCGCTTGCATTCTCCGACAAGTGTTGGGATTTGAGCGGATCCGTCCCGACAGGCGACCTTCAGAAGATTTCCTGGAAACCGGGAATCACCTGCACCAACGCCTCCGGCCACACCATTCCTGGAGGTTGGGGATGGTTGACCCAAAGCTCGCCATGCTACGCCACCACACAGGCTGGCAGCACTAGCATCGGGTCGGATCCAGGTAACAACTTTCCAGGCGCTTGCCAGACGATACTTCAGGGCTGGGTCGACACCCTCAACGGCGGCGGCACCGTGAAAGTGCTATTTCCGATCTTCGACACAGCAACCGGGAATGGCAATACGGGGTCGTTCCACATTATTGGCTACGCCACGTTCAACATTGTGGGTTGGAAATTTGGTAATAATGGCAGCCCCTACCTCTATCACAACACAAACGCCGCGCTCGGTAACCCTAATCTGGCCTGCGCCGGCGGAAACGATCGATGCATCATCGGACAGTTCATCAAATACCAATCAATTGGCACCGCTGGTGGGGGCGGAGGAACCGGGGCAGACCTCGGAACCCTTAATGTCCACCTCACCAAATAA
- a CDS encoding TadE family protein — MRSEKKSGSEAGAVAVEFALILPIFLVLVLGICEFGRGFNIQVSLTEAAREAARYASIHQSDPGYSVTAAQDAGVAAAPSVPLSESNISVQSVGSNPCNVVVTVAYSTSWMTGFPGLIPGMPSQLNLQGKGVMRCGG, encoded by the coding sequence ATGCGCTCCGAAAAGAAATCAGGATCCGAGGCCGGTGCCGTCGCAGTCGAATTTGCCTTGATACTTCCAATTTTCCTGGTGCTGGTGCTTGGCATCTGCGAATTTGGGCGGGGCTTCAACATCCAGGTCTCCCTGACTGAAGCTGCTCGGGAAGCGGCCCGCTATGCATCCATCCACCAATCGGATCCCGGCTATAGCGTGACTGCCGCCCAAGACGCAGGAGTTGCCGCCGCTCCATCGGTCCCGTTGTCTGAGTCGAACATCAGCGTCCAGTCCGTGGGCTCAAACCCCTGCAATGTCGTCGTCACGGTGGCCTACAGCACATCCTGGATGACGGGTTTTCCCGGTCTGATTCCCGGGATGCCTTCGCAACTTAACCTGCAAGGCAAAGGGGTTATGCGATGTGGCGGCTAA
- a CDS encoding Flp family type IVb pilin, with protein MNKFFQRLRVSETGATAVEYGLLVALIAAAIIATVALLGPEVQAGFQTVVDNL; from the coding sequence ATGAACAAGTTCTTCCAAAGGCTCCGGGTTTCTGAAACGGGAGCCACCGCAGTCGAATATGGTCTCCTCGTCGCATTGATCGCGGCAGCCATCATCGCAACCGTGGCGCTCCTTGGACCGGAAGTTCAGGCCGGATTCCAAACTGTCGTCGATAATCTCTAA
- a CDS encoding Flp family type IVb pilin → MSSLMVSVIAFVAGVKDRIMSSEKGATAVEYGMLVALIAAVIVTVVAALGGQINAAFTKINSAL, encoded by the coding sequence ATGTCATCTCTCATGGTTTCTGTCATTGCTTTCGTCGCCGGCGTGAAGGATCGCATCATGTCCTCCGAGAAAGGCGCAACAGCTGTTGAATACGGCATGCTTGTCGCTTTGATCGCCGCTGTGATCGTTACCGTAGTTGCCGCGCTTGGCGGCCAGATCAACGCCGCGTTTACCAAAATCAACTCGGCGCTCTGA
- a CDS encoding prepilin peptidase, with the protein MTATAAQPLLVAAFGLLGLLTSPLAEVLIARSLPRIGGLPSRAIRITTAVATAVVFSLLTLRFSFSPTLAAYLLLGVLAVQLSRVDVAHHLLPNPLVLLLLAAGLGLLTMSAALTLDWSGLVRAAASAVILFLGYLILGLISPGGLGMGDVKLAAPLGMYLGYLGWSQVFYGGLLGFVVGGVMTVLMLRLKRGIKPAEVAHGPAMFAAAIGVVLLIA; encoded by the coding sequence ATGACAGCAACTGCCGCCCAGCCCTTGCTTGTGGCTGCCTTCGGGCTCCTGGGGCTGCTCACGAGCCCTCTGGCAGAGGTCCTGATAGCCCGATCTCTGCCGCGGATTGGCGGACTCCCCTCCCGCGCCATCCGAATCACGACGGCGGTGGCCACAGCGGTCGTGTTTTCCCTTCTGACGCTCCGGTTCAGTTTCTCCCCGACGCTCGCTGCTTACCTGCTCTTAGGCGTGCTGGCAGTACAGCTGTCGCGCGTGGACGTGGCGCACCATTTGCTGCCAAATCCACTGGTGCTGTTGTTGCTTGCTGCCGGCCTCGGTCTGTTAACTATGTCCGCCGCACTGACTCTGGACTGGTCTGGACTAGTGCGCGCGGCCGCCAGCGCCGTCATCTTGTTCCTTGGGTACTTAATTCTCGGATTAATTTCTCCCGGCGGCCTCGGAATGGGCGATGTGAAGCTCGCGGCACCACTCGGAATGTACTTGGGCTACTTGGGCTGGAGCCAAGTGTTCTACGGGGGACTGCTGGGATTCGTGGTGGGCGGGGTGATGACGGTACTGATGTTGCGCCTGAAGCGCGGAATCAAGCCAGCTGAAGTTGCCCACGGACCGGCAATGTTCGCCGCGGCAATTGGAGTGGTACTGCTCATCGCGTGA
- the rplM gene encoding 50S ribosomal protein L13 → MRTYTPKPGDINRQWHVIDATDVVLGRLASQTATLLRGKHKPTFASHMDMGDFVIIINAEKVALTGAKLEQKRAYRHSGYPGGLTSVNYAELLESNPVRAVEKAIKGMLPKNSLAAQQLGKLKVYRGAEHPHAAQQPKTFEITQVAQ, encoded by the coding sequence GTGCGTACGTACACCCCGAAGCCCGGCGATATCAACCGCCAGTGGCACGTCATCGATGCCACCGACGTTGTCCTTGGTCGTCTTGCCAGCCAGACCGCAACACTGCTGCGCGGAAAGCACAAGCCGACCTTTGCGTCCCACATGGACATGGGCGACTTCGTCATCATCATCAACGCTGAAAAGGTCGCCTTGACCGGCGCCAAGCTGGAGCAGAAGCGCGCATACCGCCACTCCGGCTACCCGGGCGGCCTGACCTCCGTCAACTACGCGGAGCTGCTGGAATCCAACCCGGTCCGCGCCGTGGAGAAGGCCATCAAGGGCATGCTCCCGAAGAACTCCCTCGCTGCACAGCAGCTGGGCAAGCTCAAGGTTTACCGTGGTGCAGAGCACCCCCACGCCGCCCAGCAACCCAAGACTTTCGAAATCACCCAGGTCGCCCAGTAG
- the rpsI gene encoding 30S ribosomal protein S9, whose translation MAQNEELTTEAVVAEENLTSYTSESGPAEAEAPKKERPALTVAGAAVGRRKEAVARVRIVPGTGKWIINGRELANYFPNKLHQQDVNEPFKILDLDGAYDVFARIHGGGISGQAGALRLGIARSLNEIDTENNRATLKKAGFLRRDARVIERKKAGLKKARKAQQYSKR comes from the coding sequence GTGGCTCAGAACGAAGAACTGACCACCGAGGCCGTTGTGGCTGAGGAAAACCTGACCAGCTACACCTCGGAGAGCGGTCCTGCGGAAGCAGAAGCGCCGAAGAAGGAGCGCCCGGCACTGACCGTTGCCGGCGCCGCAGTTGGCCGTCGTAAAGAAGCCGTTGCACGTGTTCGCATCGTGCCCGGCACCGGCAAGTGGATCATCAACGGCCGCGAGCTGGCCAACTACTTCCCGAACAAGCTGCACCAGCAGGACGTCAACGAGCCCTTCAAGATCCTTGATCTTGACGGCGCGTACGACGTATTCGCACGTATCCACGGTGGCGGCATTTCCGGTCAGGCCGGCGCGCTGCGTCTTGGCATCGCCCGTTCGCTGAACGAGATCGACACCGAGAACAACCGCGCTACCCTGAAGAAGGCCGGGTTCCTGCGTCGTGACGCCCGCGTCATCGAACGTAAGAAGGCCGGTCTCAAGAAGGCACGCAAGGCTCAGCAGTACTCCAAGCGCTAA
- a CDS encoding ArnT family glycosyltransferase, whose amino-acid sequence MSNRTSRLPGQAAPGTLIGGHSQVIRKWVRGNPANAAWVRPALLGLLVLTSVLYMWGLDRNGWANSYYSAAAMAGSEDWTAFFYGSSDPGNAITVDKPPMSLWIMSLSVRIFGLSSWSILLPQALMGVLSVYLLYRMVQKRTDPATGLLAGLFFAVTPVATVMFRYNNPDALLTLLMIGAAYSALEAIDRGKLRWLLVAGALVGAGFLTKQLQVALILPAIALAYVVFARFSVLARLLHLGAGLLAAVVASGWWFMIAQTADPARRPFIGGSRSNSIWELTLGYNGLDRLTGEDASHMLSGPSADLYQKLDPGITRFLQPQFSAQFAWFLPLAIAGVGITIWFAIRRHGTSQQRSFLVFCAAWFVCSATVLAMMTGIVHPYYAISTIPSLSCLAAFTATHFARRLASGLVRLASGLVLATCLILGFITASRSVSEFPWVPPVMLAAGSLAVAIALLPPVKKQRQAVPVLFIGASILLGPTIWSVNTVLSPHVGAGVVAGPSTLGIRSDHPDRTQLQPGTPPTFTAVMFGDVPAKGVLRRIKASPASVRWAAAVVGSETAANYQLDSSRAILAVGGFDGTDPFPTLGQFQTMVRQGSVGSFVIQNLPPFTVEGRGESARIVQWVESNFQAEMIDGASFYSLTQ is encoded by the coding sequence GTGAGCAACAGAACCAGCCGACTTCCGGGACAAGCAGCCCCGGGCACCCTCATCGGAGGCCATTCCCAGGTCATTCGGAAGTGGGTTCGAGGGAATCCCGCGAATGCGGCGTGGGTGCGGCCAGCGCTTCTGGGTCTCCTGGTCCTGACGTCAGTCCTCTATATGTGGGGACTCGACCGAAACGGTTGGGCAAACTCTTACTACTCGGCTGCCGCCATGGCCGGCTCGGAAGATTGGACGGCATTCTTCTACGGGTCGTCCGACCCAGGCAATGCAATTACCGTTGACAAGCCACCGATGTCTTTGTGGATCATGTCCCTCTCCGTGCGTATTTTCGGACTCAGCTCATGGAGCATCCTCCTGCCGCAGGCTCTGATGGGAGTACTCAGCGTCTATTTGCTCTATCGGATGGTGCAGAAGCGCACCGACCCAGCAACTGGCCTTCTTGCAGGGCTTTTCTTCGCGGTCACCCCTGTGGCCACCGTGATGTTCAGGTACAACAACCCGGATGCGCTGCTGACTCTGCTCATGATCGGGGCCGCCTACAGTGCCCTTGAAGCAATCGACCGGGGGAAGCTGCGCTGGCTGCTCGTCGCGGGAGCCCTGGTCGGTGCCGGGTTCCTCACGAAGCAGCTACAGGTTGCCCTCATCCTGCCGGCGATCGCACTGGCATACGTTGTTTTCGCCCGGTTCTCCGTACTTGCCAGACTGCTCCACCTTGGGGCCGGGTTGCTCGCGGCAGTCGTGGCATCGGGCTGGTGGTTCATGATCGCGCAGACGGCTGATCCTGCCCGGAGGCCTTTCATAGGCGGTTCCCGATCCAACAGCATCTGGGAGTTAACGCTGGGATACAACGGGCTGGATCGGCTGACCGGCGAGGATGCCAGTCACATGCTATCTGGCCCTAGTGCGGATCTCTACCAGAAGCTTGACCCGGGGATCACTCGCTTCCTACAACCGCAGTTCTCGGCCCAGTTCGCATGGTTTCTCCCGCTCGCGATTGCTGGAGTCGGTATCACCATATGGTTCGCTATTCGTCGACATGGCACGTCGCAACAGCGCTCTTTTTTGGTTTTCTGCGCCGCGTGGTTTGTTTGTTCGGCCACGGTCCTGGCCATGATGACAGGCATCGTCCATCCCTATTACGCGATCTCAACCATACCGTCGCTCAGTTGCCTAGCCGCGTTTACGGCAACCCATTTTGCGCGCCGCTTAGCAAGCGGGTTAGTCCGCCTGGCGTCTGGTCTCGTGTTGGCTACCTGCCTGATCCTGGGGTTCATAACGGCATCCCGGTCCGTCTCGGAATTCCCTTGGGTGCCTCCGGTTATGTTGGCCGCAGGAAGCCTGGCAGTCGCCATCGCGTTGCTTCCACCCGTCAAAAAGCAACGTCAAGCGGTACCCGTTCTATTTATAGGAGCCTCAATATTGTTGGGTCCCACGATCTGGTCCGTAAACACGGTACTGAGTCCGCACGTCGGAGCAGGAGTTGTGGCCGGGCCTAGCACCTTGGGCATTCGATCAGATCATCCTGATCGAACTCAACTGCAGCCGGGGACGCCCCCGACCTTCACCGCGGTCATGTTCGGCGACGTGCCGGCTAAGGGAGTCCTCAGGAGGATTAAGGCAAGCCCTGCGTCAGTGCGGTGGGCGGCCGCCGTCGTCGGCTCGGAGACGGCCGCTAACTATCAGCTGGACAGCTCCAGGGCGATCCTGGCAGTGGGTGGTTTCGACGGCACAGATCCCTTCCCGACGCTGGGGCAATTCCAAACAATGGTCCGCCAAGGTAGCGTCGGATCGTTTGTGATCCAGAACCTTCCACCTTTCACAGTTGAGGGGCGAGGGGAATCTGCACGCATTGTTCAATGGGTCGAAAGCAACTTCCAGGCCGAGATGATCGACGGCGCGTCCTTTTACAGCCTCACCCAGTAG
- a CDS encoding GtrA family protein — protein MVRFGIVGAFSTLAFALLYLLFQGPFGPQQGNFLALLITAIANTAANRRFTFRIHGPERQFTQQFQGLVVFLVAWGITSSSLLLLHSIHPDASPSTELFVLTCANIFATLVRFVLLRIWVFRVRRSEERRGVATIKQLAM, from the coding sequence GTGGTGCGTTTCGGAATCGTCGGTGCGTTCTCCACGCTCGCTTTTGCTTTGCTGTATCTGCTATTCCAAGGCCCGTTTGGGCCACAGCAGGGAAACTTCCTAGCCCTATTGATCACGGCCATCGCGAACACGGCTGCCAACCGTCGCTTCACCTTCAGGATCCATGGCCCCGAGCGGCAGTTCACACAACAGTTTCAAGGCCTTGTAGTTTTCTTGGTTGCCTGGGGGATCACTTCTTCCTCCCTGCTACTGCTACATTCCATTCACCCGGATGCATCGCCGAGTACTGAGTTGTTCGTCCTGACCTGTGCAAACATATTCGCCACTCTTGTCCGATTCGTTCTGCTACGGATCTGGGTTTTCCGGGTTCGTCGGTCGGAGGAGCGGCGCGGCGTGGCCACCATCAAGCAGCTGGCAATGTGA